A section of the Streptomyces sp. V3I8 genome encodes:
- a CDS encoding PP2C family protein-serine/threonine phosphatase, producing MPSHLSADHPAAQPPPRGSVDALISQARQLRGDMDAVRRDAPVDGTDPEGRWQRALCDLAMHQLNDLDAHLAQLRDGPPPAPAECMAAPPAATATTGSLLSRVGSAEWNLLTDEASWSGELYRILGRDPAAPPLTLDELPSVVLDEDRPKLTSMVTDCLIDAKPIDGEFRVLRPDGGVRTVHVMGEPVLGADGSTASMWAVLRDVSELRRSQRAVGETRDSLQRRRHAAQTEHRLAVELQEAVLPPWRGPLLLPERGPGTLELAARHLPSATGALIGGDWYDALELPDGDTLLSVGDLTGHGVAVTSGMAMLLGALRGMAMAGTEPGRLMAWLNQLLDASVQPALGSAVCCRYRPGSRTLAWAQADHPAPLLFRNGTGRMLTPPAGVLLGATPGAVYGQAEEPLEPGDLLLLHTDGLVPARPAGHGAGTADVSRLLDLAPRLRGARTAQDCVRTVVEEFGGTEREDDACVLVARVAV from the coding sequence ATGCCGTCCCATCTCTCGGCGGACCACCCTGCCGCCCAGCCGCCCCCGCGCGGCTCGGTCGACGCGCTCATCTCGCAGGCGCGACAGTTGCGGGGCGACATGGACGCCGTACGGCGGGACGCTCCGGTGGACGGCACGGACCCGGAGGGACGCTGGCAGCGCGCGCTGTGCGACCTCGCGATGCACCAGCTCAACGACCTCGACGCGCACCTGGCCCAGTTACGGGACGGTCCGCCGCCCGCGCCCGCCGAGTGCATGGCCGCACCCCCCGCCGCGACCGCCACGACCGGTTCGCTGCTCAGCCGGGTCGGCAGCGCCGAATGGAACCTGCTGACGGACGAGGCGAGCTGGTCCGGTGAGCTCTACCGGATCCTCGGCCGGGACCCCGCCGCTCCCCCGCTCACCCTCGACGAGCTGCCCTCCGTCGTCCTCGACGAGGACCGTCCGAAGCTGACCTCGATGGTCACGGACTGTCTCATCGACGCCAAGCCGATCGACGGGGAGTTCCGGGTGCTGCGGCCCGACGGCGGCGTACGGACCGTGCACGTCATGGGCGAGCCCGTGCTCGGCGCGGACGGCAGCACCGCCTCGATGTGGGCCGTCCTGCGCGATGTCAGCGAACTGCGGCGCAGCCAGCGGGCCGTCGGCGAGACCCGTGACTCCCTGCAGCGCCGACGGCACGCCGCACAGACCGAGCACCGCCTGGCGGTCGAACTGCAGGAGGCTGTCCTGCCTCCTTGGCGCGGACCCCTGCTGCTCCCGGAACGGGGTCCGGGAACGCTGGAGCTGGCCGCCCGCCACCTCCCCTCCGCGACCGGCGCGCTCATCGGCGGCGACTGGTACGACGCACTGGAACTGCCCGACGGCGACACGCTGTTGAGCGTGGGCGACCTCACCGGACACGGGGTCGCCGTCACCTCGGGCATGGCGATGCTGCTCGGCGCGCTGCGCGGCATGGCGATGGCGGGCACCGAGCCCGGCCGGCTCATGGCGTGGCTCAACCAGCTGCTCGACGCCTCGGTCCAGCCGGCCCTGGGCAGCGCGGTGTGCTGCCGCTACCGCCCCGGGAGCCGGACCCTCGCCTGGGCGCAGGCGGACCATCCCGCCCCCCTGCTGTTCCGCAACGGGACGGGACGCATGCTGACCCCGCCGGCCGGCGTCCTGCTCGGCGCCACCCCGGGTGCCGTCTACGGGCAGGCCGAGGAGCCGCTCGAACCGGGCGACCTGCTGCTCCTGCACACCGACGGACTGGTCCCCGCGCGGCCGGCCGGGCACGGCGCGGGCACCGCGGACGTGAGCCGTCTCCTCGACCTGGCCCCGCGTCTGCGCGGAGCCCGTACCGCACAGGACTGCGTACGGACGGTGGTGGAGGAGTTCGGCGGGACGGAGCGCGAGGACGACGCCTGCGTGCTCGTCGCCCGGGTCGCCGTCTGA
- a CDS encoding alpha/beta hydrolase — protein MLSTHQRRALICAVTLALLGAGLPSVAAAADEGPDLSRFHDQRIRWTACPGDDLPEGLQCGKVTVPLDYARPADGTLELAMARFTATGRSRGSVLLNFGGPGGPGVSELAGGGADFMGLTNGYDVVAFDPRGVGRSSPVSCGDGMDSTAPDADPDSDADPGTGADGGTEAEAAPEESEDPRAALDVLRKVAAECAEHSGPVMEHIGTVDAARDLDVMRAALGDRKLNYLGFSYGTRLGAVYAAQFPGRTGRMVLDGVDTLTEPLAEQGVTGAQGQQTALEDFLDWCTQDINCAFGQDPRSAREEVLRLIGSLDADPVPADFGIPFSGQDLVGAIGQALYSKELWPALSQALTSLVQDGDTRGIMRFFVGGGTFPGGGAATGNGDGDGHGNGNGTLVDEGEIPFDNLPAALMAINCADDPDRPSADRIVQDLGRLRAAYERASPVFGRYRLAQALMCYGRPRGTSYIREEVRDVGTPKMLLVGTRGDPATPYRWTTETADRLGSSAVVLDNKGEGHTGYSSSKCVHRKIDDFLLYGRLPADGSSCGAEE, from the coding sequence ATGCTGTCGACGCACCAACGCCGCGCCCTCATCTGCGCCGTGACGCTGGCCCTGCTCGGTGCGGGGCTGCCGTCGGTGGCCGCGGCCGCCGACGAAGGACCCGACCTGTCCCGCTTCCACGACCAGCGGATCAGGTGGACGGCCTGTCCGGGCGACGACCTGCCCGAGGGCCTGCAGTGCGGGAAGGTGACCGTCCCCCTCGACTACGCGCGCCCCGCCGACGGCACGCTCGAACTGGCCATGGCGAGGTTCACGGCGACGGGCAGGTCGAGAGGTTCGGTGCTGCTGAACTTCGGCGGCCCCGGCGGCCCGGGAGTCAGCGAGCTCGCGGGCGGCGGAGCCGACTTCATGGGGCTCACGAACGGCTACGACGTGGTCGCCTTCGACCCGCGCGGCGTCGGCCGCAGTTCCCCGGTCAGCTGCGGCGACGGCATGGACTCCACGGCCCCCGACGCCGACCCGGACTCCGACGCGGACCCGGGCACGGGCGCGGACGGCGGGACGGAGGCGGAGGCGGCGCCGGAGGAGAGCGAGGATCCGCGGGCCGCTCTGGACGTGCTGCGGAAGGTCGCCGCGGAGTGCGCCGAGCACTCCGGGCCGGTGATGGAGCACATCGGCACGGTCGACGCCGCGCGCGACCTCGACGTGATGCGCGCGGCCCTCGGCGACAGGAAGCTCAACTACCTGGGCTTCTCCTACGGGACACGGCTGGGCGCGGTGTACGCGGCCCAGTTCCCCGGGAGGACGGGGCGTATGGTCCTCGACGGCGTGGACACCCTCACCGAACCGCTCGCCGAGCAGGGCGTCACCGGCGCGCAGGGCCAGCAGACCGCCCTGGAGGACTTCCTCGACTGGTGCACGCAGGACATCAACTGCGCGTTCGGCCAGGACCCGCGCTCGGCCCGCGAGGAGGTGCTCCGGCTGATCGGCTCGCTGGACGCGGACCCGGTGCCGGCGGACTTCGGCATACCGTTCTCGGGCCAGGACCTGGTCGGCGCCATAGGGCAGGCCCTCTACAGCAAGGAGCTGTGGCCCGCCCTCTCGCAGGCGCTCACCTCGCTCGTCCAGGACGGGGACACCCGCGGCATCATGCGCTTCTTCGTCGGCGGCGGCACGTTCCCCGGTGGCGGCGCCGCCACCGGGAACGGCGACGGCGACGGACACGGGAACGGGAACGGAACCCTCGTCGACGAGGGCGAGATCCCCTTCGACAACCTCCCCGCCGCGCTGATGGCCATCAACTGCGCCGACGACCCCGACCGGCCCAGCGCCGACCGGATCGTCCAGGACCTCGGCAGGCTGCGTGCCGCGTACGAGCGGGCGTCACCGGTCTTCGGCCGGTACCGGCTCGCCCAGGCGCTGATGTGTTACGGCCGCCCCAGGGGCACCTCGTACATCCGTGAGGAGGTACGGGACGTCGGCACACCGAAGATGCTGCTCGTCGGCACCCGCGGCGACCCGGCGACCCCGTACCGCTGGACCACGGAGACCGCGGACCGGCTCGGTTCGTCGGCCGTCGTCCTCGACAACAAGGGCGAGGGCCACACCGGCTACTCCTCCTCGAAGTGCGTGCACCGGAAGATCGACGACTTCCTGCTGTACGGGCGGCTGCCGGCGGACGGCAGTTCGTGCGGCGCGGAGGAGTGA
- a CDS encoding chaplin → MKRVARSGLIIAAAASGAVGVTMPAHADSAADGVTARSPGVISGNTIQLPVHVPVNACGNTVNVVGLLNPAAGNGCADEGGDGGAGGHHGSAGAVADGVEKESPGLVSGNGVHLPVQLPVNVTGNSVSVVGIGNPSVGNESTNTSADGPRLPDTPSGPKPAQPSQRPADRAEPADPVEAEGSRIVPQGVPKAALARTGTDLMAPAAAASAALMLGGVALYRRFRPAAVQGSVRRDGH, encoded by the coding sequence ATGAAACGGGTTGCCCGAAGTGGTTTGATCATCGCGGCCGCCGCCTCCGGCGCCGTGGGCGTGACGATGCCGGCGCACGCGGACTCCGCGGCCGACGGTGTCACGGCCAGGTCGCCCGGGGTGATCTCCGGCAACACCATTCAGCTCCCGGTGCACGTTCCGGTCAACGCGTGCGGGAACACCGTGAACGTGGTCGGGCTCCTCAACCCCGCCGCGGGCAACGGCTGCGCCGACGAGGGCGGCGACGGCGGAGCAGGCGGCCACCACGGCTCCGCGGGCGCGGTCGCCGACGGTGTCGAGAAGGAGTCACCGGGCCTGGTCTCCGGCAACGGTGTGCACCTGCCGGTACAGCTGCCGGTGAACGTCACCGGCAACTCGGTGAGTGTCGTCGGCATCGGCAACCCCTCGGTCGGCAACGAGTCCACGAACACCTCGGCGGACGGGCCGCGGCTCCCGGACACGCCGTCCGGCCCGAAGCCGGCCCAGCCGTCGCAGCGGCCCGCCGACCGGGCCGAGCCCGCCGACCCGGTGGAGGCCGAGGGATCGCGGATCGTGCCCCAGGGCGTCCCCAAGGCCGCCCTCGCCCGGACCGGTACGGACCTGATGGCCCCGGCGGCCGCCGCGAGTGCCGCGCTGATGCTGGGCGGAGTCGCGCTGTACCGCCGCTTCCGGCCCGCCGCCGTACAGGGGTCCGTCCGCCGGGACGGACACTGA
- a CDS encoding acyltransferase family protein → MSHDLSAPAHPPPPAPRERPAVPALPAVPVPRGGSPSAGGRDPYFDNAKYLTIVLVACGHAWEPLTQGSRFATAAYLTVYAFHMPAFALVSGYFSRSFDMAPGRVRRLLTSVVVPYLVFETAYTLFYRWARDDPGYPLSLLDPWYVMWFLVALFIWRLTTPIWLTLRHPVPVAMGFAVLAAVSPDLGGDISIQRVLGFLPFFVLGLTLRAEHFERLRTWRVRLLALPVAAAALVTAYAVAPWFGAGWLYHRGSVTGQGAPAWAGLFTTPALFCLALVLTACFLSWVPGRHLWCTTLGTGTMYGYLLHGFVIKSSRFWNWYDHPWLHTAFGLFVVTVAAVGLVTVLCSGPVRSVFRFVVEPRMEWMFVRPEAPAQAGGGPEGEGARARRPHRSS, encoded by the coding sequence GTGTCGCACGATCTGTCAGCCCCCGCGCATCCGCCGCCCCCGGCGCCCCGGGAACGCCCGGCGGTCCCGGCGCTCCCGGCGGTCCCGGTACCGCGGGGCGGCAGCCCGTCGGCCGGCGGACGGGACCCGTACTTCGACAACGCGAAATACCTCACCATCGTGCTGGTGGCCTGTGGTCACGCCTGGGAACCGCTGACCCAAGGGAGCCGGTTCGCCACCGCCGCGTACCTGACCGTGTACGCCTTCCACATGCCCGCGTTCGCCCTCGTCTCCGGCTACTTCTCGCGGAGCTTCGACATGGCGCCGGGCCGGGTGCGGCGGCTCCTGACGAGCGTCGTCGTGCCGTACCTGGTCTTCGAGACCGCGTACACGCTGTTCTACCGGTGGGCGCGGGACGATCCCGGCTACCCGCTGAGCCTGCTGGATCCCTGGTACGTGATGTGGTTCCTGGTCGCCCTCTTCATCTGGCGGCTGACCACACCGATCTGGCTGACGCTGCGCCACCCGGTGCCGGTCGCCATGGGGTTCGCGGTGCTGGCCGCCGTCTCTCCGGATCTGGGCGGGGACATCTCGATCCAGCGGGTCCTGGGCTTCCTGCCGTTCTTCGTGCTCGGACTGACGCTGCGCGCCGAGCACTTCGAACGGCTGCGGACCTGGCGCGTACGGCTGCTCGCGCTGCCGGTGGCCGCGGCGGCCCTGGTCACGGCGTACGCGGTGGCGCCCTGGTTCGGCGCCGGCTGGCTCTACCACCGGGGCAGCGTCACGGGCCAGGGTGCACCGGCCTGGGCGGGGCTGTTCACCACCCCGGCGCTGTTCTGCCTCGCGCTGGTCCTGACGGCCTGCTTCCTGTCCTGGGTGCCCGGACGGCACCTGTGGTGCACGACGCTGGGTACGGGGACGATGTACGGCTATCTGCTGCACGGCTTCGTGATCAAGTCGTCCCGTTTCTGGAACTGGTACGACCATCCCTGGCTGCACACCGCGTTCGGGCTGTTCGTCGTCACCGTGGCCGCCGTGGGGCTCGTCACCGTGCTGTGTTCCGGCCCGGTCCGCTCGGTGTTCCGGTTCGTCGTAGAGCCGCGCATGGAGTGGATGTTCGTCCGTCCCGAGGCTCCCGCGCAGGCCGGCGGCGGGCCGGAGGGGGAAGGTGCTCGTGCACGGAGGCCCCACCGGTCGTCGTGA
- a CDS encoding GNAT family N-acetyltransferase, protein MDHEAVLALFDREMREGAQPYGPDSVVERVGGVVRHVGPEHGWNGVLWSDLTESDADEVIAEQARHFARSGHEFEWKLYGHDRPADLGERLRAAGFAPGPTETLMIAETGALSLDAEPPRGVGLRSVTDAAGVDLVVDVHEQAFGTSGTRLRSQLLAQLDEHPDTVVVVVALADGAPVSSARMELVPGTRFAGLWGGGTVEAWRGRGIYRALVAHRARVAAERGYRYLQVDASDQSRPILQRLGFAPLTTTTPYVRPAP, encoded by the coding sequence ATGGATCACGAAGCGGTGCTGGCCCTGTTCGACCGGGAGATGCGTGAGGGCGCGCAGCCCTACGGTCCCGATTCCGTCGTGGAGCGGGTCGGCGGGGTGGTCCGGCACGTCGGACCCGAGCACGGCTGGAACGGCGTCCTGTGGTCGGACCTGACGGAGTCCGACGCGGACGAGGTCATCGCCGAACAGGCGCGCCACTTCGCCCGGTCGGGCCACGAGTTCGAGTGGAAGCTGTACGGGCACGACCGGCCGGCCGACCTCGGAGAGCGGCTGCGGGCCGCCGGGTTCGCACCCGGGCCGACGGAGACCCTGATGATCGCCGAGACCGGCGCGCTGAGCCTGGACGCGGAGCCTCCGCGGGGCGTCGGGCTGCGGTCCGTCACCGACGCGGCGGGCGTCGACCTCGTGGTCGACGTGCACGAACAGGCCTTCGGCACGTCCGGCACCCGGCTGCGCAGCCAACTGCTCGCCCAACTGGACGAGCACCCGGACACCGTGGTCGTGGTCGTGGCCCTCGCCGACGGTGCCCCGGTCAGCTCTGCCCGGATGGAGCTCGTCCCCGGCACCCGGTTCGCCGGCCTGTGGGGCGGCGGCACCGTCGAGGCCTGGCGCGGCCGCGGCATCTACCGCGCCCTGGTCGCCCACCGCGCCCGTGTCGCCGCCGAGCGCGGCTACCGCTACCTCCAGGTGGACGCCTCCGACCAGAGCCGGCCCATCCTCCAGCGGCTCGGTTTCGCACCGCTCACCACGACGACGCCGTACGTCCGCCCGGCACCGTAG
- a CDS encoding GNAT family N-acetyltransferase, with protein MPHRITALTDPAPTASGTRSAWLASDDEGIPAGSAFLRLFTGRGQRHLAELELGVHRCERRQGVGSRLLAAAVSAARDDGRRSLLAQAEDGSSGDRFLAARGFRRVLALTYARLPLADADLRRMDDIVRQPHEGYRLVRWEGTVPPELALSFAASRRAMDDMPMEGTDYGTVVWDVDRVRAAADAVAARGELLHTVAVVRTADESVVGFSELVVPGDGRGDGRHYGTGVLPEHRGHGLGLWMKAESVRRARERHPELGGLLTDTADSNTRMRGINDALGYLPTHQAVEYQLDL; from the coding sequence TTGCCCCACCGCATCACCGCGCTCACCGATCCCGCACCCACCGCCTCGGGCACCCGGTCGGCCTGGCTCGCGTCCGACGACGAGGGGATACCGGCGGGATCCGCCTTCCTGCGGCTGTTCACCGGCCGGGGGCAGAGGCATCTCGCCGAACTCGAGCTCGGCGTGCACCGTTGTGAACGACGGCAGGGCGTCGGCAGCCGGCTGCTGGCGGCGGCGGTCTCGGCGGCGCGTGACGACGGCCGCCGCTCGCTCCTGGCGCAGGCCGAGGACGGCTCGTCCGGCGACCGTTTCCTGGCGGCCCGCGGTTTCCGCCGGGTCCTCGCGCTGACCTACGCCAGGCTGCCGCTGGCCGACGCCGACCTGCGACGGATGGACGACATCGTCCGGCAGCCGCACGAGGGATACCGGTTGGTCCGGTGGGAGGGCACGGTGCCGCCCGAACTGGCCCTGTCCTTCGCCGCGTCGCGGCGGGCCATGGACGACATGCCGATGGAGGGGACCGACTACGGCACGGTCGTCTGGGACGTGGACCGGGTGCGCGCCGCCGCCGACGCCGTCGCCGCGCGCGGTGAACTGCTGCACACCGTCGCCGTGGTGCGCACGGCGGACGAGTCGGTCGTCGGTTTCTCCGAACTGGTCGTACCGGGCGACGGCCGGGGCGACGGCCGGCACTACGGGACCGGCGTGCTGCCCGAGCACCGGGGGCACGGGCTGGGTCTGTGGATGAAGGCGGAGTCCGTGCGCCGGGCCCGCGAGCGCCACCCGGAGCTCGGGGGCCTGCTCACCGACACGGCCGACAGCAACACCCGCATGCGCGGCATCAACGACGCGCTCGGCTACCTGCCCACGCACCAGGCGGTGGAGTACCAGCTCGACCTGTGA
- a CDS encoding GNAT family N-acetyltransferase — translation MDSPPTLIPPTHLRLEGEGVHLREWSEGDLDSLIALYEDPEMARWTPVASPFDRPAALAYLADAREARAQGRRAQFAITTDAVLPRGEVLLFRSGTDERDVEIAYGVGAAHRGRGLASRAVRLLAAYAVRHADARRVVLRIEEANTASAGVARAAGFALTDDEPVHRTSRNREATLRTWSLSGTPHTP, via the coding sequence ATGGACAGTCCGCCGACGCTCATCCCGCCCACGCACCTGCGCCTCGAAGGAGAGGGAGTTCACCTGCGCGAATGGTCCGAGGGCGACCTGGACTCGCTGATCGCCCTGTACGAGGACCCCGAGATGGCCCGCTGGACCCCGGTGGCCTCGCCGTTCGACAGGCCGGCGGCCCTCGCCTACCTCGCCGACGCCCGGGAGGCGCGGGCCCAGGGGCGCAGGGCTCAGTTCGCGATCACCACGGACGCGGTGCTGCCCCGGGGCGAGGTGCTGCTGTTCCGCAGCGGGACCGACGAGCGAGACGTCGAGATCGCGTACGGCGTCGGCGCCGCCCACCGCGGCCGGGGTCTCGCCTCCCGTGCGGTCCGGCTGCTCGCCGCCTACGCCGTGCGTCACGCGGACGCCCGGCGGGTGGTGCTGCGCATCGAGGAGGCCAATACGGCCAGTGCCGGCGTCGCCCGGGCCGCCGGCTTCGCCCTCACCGACGACGAGCCCGTGCACCGGACGTCACGGAACCGGGAGGCCACGTTACGGACCTGGAGCCTCAGCGGCACCCCGCACACGCCCTGA